The following nucleotide sequence is from Novipirellula galeiformis.
GATCATTCCATATCGTTCCCCCATCGCACGTCACGCTGTGTGGGGTTGTGCATCCGAGCGGACACAACCGGATCGCAGCGACCTTTTCCATAGGATGGCAACTCGCAAACCTGATCGCGACGTGTTGTGATCCACGACGCCGCACTTCTTGATCGCGTTCCTTGACCGCAGCATCAAACAAGCGATTGCCGCCCCCGTTGCGGTAAAGCGTTACCTGCGATGTCGCGCCGGAGGCCCAACGAATTCCCTGCTATCCAGGCTGAAAAACCGGCATTCCTCAAAGTCCCATGCCATTTGATCAAGTGAATTGCTCATTTTTCTGAGCTAGCACAATTGCTTTGGCCGCCGGTGCTGATACAGTGAAATACCCCAACGACGGGCCCCCTGCCCACCTTGCTGGCCTCCTTCCTCCCTCGCAACGGGCAACTCGCCTGTTGCCCGGCTACCACGCTCTAGAAAATACTGGATCCCGCTTATGTTTGCCGCGCCGTCTCGCTATATCACTGCCGTCATCGCCTTGCTCGTCCTCTCCGCCAGCCATGTGATTGCCGACGACTCACAATGGACGTCGCTGTTCGACGGCAAGTCCTTGGCCGGATGGAAAAAAGTTGGGAATGAGAAGAGCGTGTGGGAAGTCAAGAACGGAGCGCTTAGCGGATCGGGACCGGCATCCATGTTGGTCACGACCAGCGGCCCGTATAAGAATTTTCGCTACCGAGCTGAAGTAAAAATCAGCGATGGGGGCAACTCTGGCCTCTACTTTCGCACCACCGCGGAACCTGGATTTTCGGATGGTTACGAAGCGCAAATCGATAGCACCCATACCGACCCGATTCGCACTGGATCGCTCTACGGGATGTGCCATGTCTACAAGCAACACGTCAAGCCTGACACCTGGTTCGCTTACGAAATCGAAGTCCGTGATGACGTATGGCGAGGTCGCAATGTGACCCGCATCAAAGTCATCATTGATGGCAATGAACTTTACGAATATCTCGATTTCGCGCAGACCTTCAAGGAAGGCCACTTCGCCTTTCAACATCATGATCCGGGCAGCACGGTCAGTATCCGCAAAGTCGAAGTTCAACCGTTACCGTAACCGGTAGGTTGATTGGGTAACTTGATTGCGAATGCACCCGACTGCGCAAGCCAAGGGGCGCCTGGGCGGTAAGCTACCGCTCGCGGGTACATTCGGGCTGGGCGTGCGGGCTCGCTAACTCAGTGTGCTCTCGATCACGCCCCGATCGGTCGTCACCCGATGAGGGACATCGTCCGCAAACGTGTGCCCCCAGTCCGCATCAAGGGTGACGAAACCTCCACACGCCGCTTGGCGTGGATTGAAACTGAAAACTCTCTATGACTGGATCGACCAAGCGATCGATCCCCTCCCCTCCGAAGGAAGCTAACATGCATCGTGCTTTTACATTTTTGTGTTTTCTGTGCACCGTGATCGGCACTGTGAGCGCTAACGACGACTCCGGCTTCGTTGACTTGTTCAACGGCAAAGATCTGAGCGGATGGAACCAACGCAACGGCACCGCCACCTACCGTGTCGAAGGTGACTCGATCGTCGGAAAAACATCCGAAGGCAGCCCAAACTCATTTCTATGTACCGATAAATCCTACGGCGACTTTGAGATGACATTCGATGTCAAAGTCGATTCGGGCCTTAACTCCGGTGTTCAGATTCGTTCACAGAATGTTGGCAACAAACCTGAGGGACGCGTCAATGGTCCGCAGGTCGAAATCTCGATCGATAAGATGGCAGGCTATGTTTACGGTGAAGCTGCTGGCGGATGGATGACACCGGACGCCGACCGCAAACCCCATGATGCATTCAAAGATGGCCAGTGGAACTCTTACCGCATCGTGGCAAATGGCAATCGAATTCAAACCTGGATCAACGGCACCCCCATTTCAGATCTGACACATGAGGAGCGTTTCAAGTCGCATCCCAAAGGCTTCATCGGGCTGCAAGTACATGGTATCGGAGCAGGAAAGGGGCCCTTCGAGGTTCGCTGGCGAAACCTGAAGCTTCGCGAATTGACGAAGTAGCCGTCCACAAAACCACTGCGAGTCCTTCCCCCCGTGCGGTAATCTCACGGGGGGATTTTTTTGGACTCGGCGAATTCTATCGCCACTCCGATCCCACCGCGTCGACGCTCGCTATCTCCCTTGCATCTCCAATCCATGATTTCCGGTCATGTCATCAATCGCGATTCCCACGCGTCCATGATCTCCAACGGGAGTATCCACACCCGGGTTCGCAACTCTCACTAAATGCTACTCTCAATCCTCGGGTCTCAAGCATGACGTCGCTGGGTCGGCTTCGATCACGCCGCTCAATGAAAGGGTTCTTGTAACCACCCGCGCCCATTCGCATGCTCAGCCACTCGCCTTCGGTATCCCGTAACCAAGCTACCTTGTCCTAAACGCAGTGACCGGTCGTCCGATCGGACGCTGCGAAAACACATAATGTCGCTTGACGCCATGTACCTTACGTGTCATATATTAACGCGTAAGGGAACACGAATTGATGGGCATGTAAGTCACCCTATTCATGATGAACAGGGGAAAGCAGTCACTTGGTCGCGTCATGCATAGATTCCCCCCGAGGGAGCAATCGTCCCGGCGAACAACGCGAGCCCAAAACACGCGATCGCAGCGGTGATTTAGACCGCCGCCTCCACGACTGAAATGCCGCTGATGGGGGTGTTTACGCCTTAGATATTTTCATGGTCCATGTGTGTTTTGCTGTGTGTTTTGCCGCGAGTTTTTTGGCGAG
It contains:
- a CDS encoding 3-keto-disaccharide hydrolase, with the protein product MFAAPSRYITAVIALLVLSASHVIADDSQWTSLFDGKSLAGWKKVGNEKSVWEVKNGALSGSGPASMLVTTSGPYKNFRYRAEVKISDGGNSGLYFRTTAEPGFSDGYEAQIDSTHTDPIRTGSLYGMCHVYKQHVKPDTWFAYEIEVRDDVWRGRNVTRIKVIIDGNELYEYLDFAQTFKEGHFAFQHHDPGSTVSIRKVEVQPLP
- a CDS encoding 3-keto-disaccharide hydrolase yields the protein MHRAFTFLCFLCTVIGTVSANDDSGFVDLFNGKDLSGWNQRNGTATYRVEGDSIVGKTSEGSPNSFLCTDKSYGDFEMTFDVKVDSGLNSGVQIRSQNVGNKPEGRVNGPQVEISIDKMAGYVYGEAAGGWMTPDADRKPHDAFKDGQWNSYRIVANGNRIQTWINGTPISDLTHEERFKSHPKGFIGLQVHGIGAGKGPFEVRWRNLKLRELTK